DNA from Thermoleophilum album:
CTTCGGCGAAGCTCCTCGCGAGCCGCGAGGCATTCCGCGTACATCTCCTCCGGGGACCGGCGAAAGCGGAACCCGTGCCGCCTGGCGATCTGGTCGCGAATCTGCAGCGAGCGCAGCGTCAGGTCCGCGCCTCGCCTTCGAAGGGCCAGCATTTGCGGATCGGTCGCCTCGGCTTCGTTGACTTCCCGCCAGAAGGCGGCGACGCGTGCCTGAGTCGGGGAATGCGGTCGGCCGCCGTTGCGGCTAGCGCTTGGGTGACGCTCCATGGTCGGTCCTCGGTCGTTTCATGTGCTGAGACGGTCCGCCGGTCGCGCGAGCGCGCGCGTCGCCCGCCGGTCCGGCAGCGGGCGACGCGGAACGCTCAGCACATGCGACGAGGACCGTCACGCCTCCGAGCTTACGCGCGGGGTCGGCTGGCAGTTCGGGTTTTTCGCCCGCGCGTGCATCGTGTTGACCCAGGCGTTGACCCGAAACGCTCCGGGCGGCCGCCCACGCCGGCCCCGACCATGAGAAAACCCCGCGTTTGCGGGGCTTTCCTGTGAGAGCGGACGACGGGGATCGAACCCGCGACCTTCGGCTTGGGAAGCCGACGCTCTACCAACTGAGCTACGTCCGCACCTGCCACCCCGCCGCCTGAGCTGCGGGACAGCGGTCTCAAGAATAGTGCGCGGAGCGTGGCCGGCGGGGCCCTTTACGCTTCGCTGCGATGAGCCCGAGGGCGGCCTTCACGCGCTTGGCGGTGGTCGCGGTGCTGGCCGCGACCGTGAGCGCGCTCGCTCTCGCTGCCAGCGCCGCAGCCGCCACCTGTCCCCGCACGACACTCGCCGACGTTGAAGACGAAGTGATGTGTCCGGTGTGCGGCACGCCGCTTCAGCTCGTCACCGAGGCGCCCCAGGCGCAGCGCGAGCGAGCCCTGATCGTGCGCCTGATCGCACGCTGCCGCTCCAAAGAGGAGATCAAGCGCGCGCTGGTTGCCGAGTTCGGCCCGCGCGTGCTCGCTCTGCCCGAGGACCGCGGCACGCGCCTCGCCTCGTACCTCGTGCCGACCCTCGCACTCGGCTTCGCCGTACTCGGCCTGGTGTTCGCCGCCCGCCGCTGGCGGCGCAGCGGCGGCCGCGCCTTGGCGGCGACTACAGCTGCCCGCGGCGACCCGCACGATCCCCGCGTGGACCGCGAACTGGAGCGCAGTGGTCTCCTCTGACCGCACAGCAGTGATCGGTGATTCGCGCGCAGTGACCCCTAATTGCCACGCAGTGATGCCCGGCAAAGGAGCGTGTGGAACGTGAGCGCTTTGCTTTCCCCGGCTCTCCCGATCGCCGCCGGCGTCGACGCCAGTGTCGCGGCCGCCTTCGGCGTCGGCTTTGTGTCGTTCATCTCGCCCTGTGTGCTGCCGCTGGTGCCCGGCTACCTGTCGACGATCTCTGGCGTTTCGTTTGCCGACCTTCGGGCCGGGCACCGACGCCTCGCGGTGCTCGGTCCGGCGCTCGTCTTCTGCCTTTCTTTCTCGCTCATGTTCGTCGCGCTCGGACTCACCGCGACCGGGCTTGGACGGCTCCTGCAAGACCACCGTGAGCTCTTGCAGAAGGTCGCGGGCAGCGCGATCGTGGGCCTGGGCTTGCTGTTCGTGGCTAGCGCGCTGCGCCCCGGTGTGGGTCGTGAGTGGCGGCCGCGCGCACTAGTCGAGCGGGCCGGCGCGGGCGGGCCGGTGATCGCCGGACTCGCCTTCGCTGTAGCCTGGCTGCCCTGCACGGGACCGACGCTCGGGGCGATCCTCACCGCAGCCAGCACGGAGTCGACAGCTGACCGCGGTGCGCTGCTGCTCGCCGCTTACGCGGCGGGACTCGCCTTGCCGTTCCTTTTGTGCGCGCTCGCCTTCGAGCGCGTGACGCCGCTCTTTCGGTTCCTGCGCGACAAGTGGCGACTGGTGGCGCTGACCGCGGGTGGCGTGCTGGTGGCGATGGGTGTGCTGGTCTACACCAACGAGCTCGCGCGCCTCAACGCCGAGGCCCTATCGCTGCTCGACCGGCTCGGCGTAAACGTGTTCAGCGAGCTATAGCGGCGGCGAGCTCCTCGAGCGCCGGCACGTACGCCTCCACGTAGGTCGGGAACTGCGGCAAGAGCGCCGCGAGCAAGCGGGGCACAGGCAGGCGCGCGCCGATCGCCAGCGCAGCCAAATGAATCCACTCCCCGGCGAGCGGCGCCAGCGCCCAGGCACCGACCAACTCGCCACTCGCCCGGTCCGCCAGCAGGCGCATGGCGCCACGCGGCTGGCGCTCGAAGGTGTAGGGACGAGCGATCGCAGTAGGTAGCTCGACGGTGGCACTCACCACGTCGATTCCCCGCTCAGCTGCAACGCGTTCCGAAACTCCTACCGCCGCTAGCTCAGGATCGCAGAACACGACCCGCGGCACCGCCCGATAGTCGGCCTGGAAACCGTGTCCGAGGATGTCGGCGACGGCCACACGCGCCTGGTACTTAGCCACGTGGGTGAATAGAGCGACGCCGGTGACGTCCCCGACCGCCCAAACATCCTCCGCAGCGCGGCAGTGCGCATCGAGCGACACAGCGCCCTGGTCGCCGAGCGCCCCTACGCGCTCGAGGCCGACGCCCCGCACGCGCGGAGCACGACCGGTCGCGACCAGCAGCTGCCGCGCGCGGAGCTCGCGATCATCGGCTAGCCGCAACGCGATCCGCCCGTCCGCGGTCTTCCGCACCGACCGCGCTCGCCCGCGCTTGACGATCCGTACACCGTCGTCCGCGAGGGCGTGCTCCACGAGCTCGCCCGCCGCACGGTCCTCGCGGCTAACCAACCACTCGCCGGAGTGAACTATCGTCACCTCGACCTCCAGCCGCGCAAACAGCTGAGCGAGTTCGACGCCGACCGGTCCACCCCCCAAAACGATCAAGCTGTCAGGCAGCTCGCTAGTCGTCGTCGCCTCCTTGTTCGTCCACGCGCCAACATCGCGAATACCAGCTATCGGAGGCAGCACCGGGTCGCTGCCGGTCGCAACGACGACGTACCGGCAAGCAAGCTCGCGGTCACCGGCACGAACACGGCCGGGACCGGTCAGCGACGCCTCGCCCTTGATCACTTCCGCACCCCGCTCGCGGTAGTGCGCAACCTGA
Protein-coding regions in this window:
- a CDS encoding dihydrolipoyl dehydrogenase family protein, producing MERFDACVIGMGPGGEVAAGRLIDAGMRVVVCERDLIGGECGYWACIPSKTLLRVVEARAAAARVAGLDRPALDLGDAFSYRDWMIRGLDDSAQVAHYRERGAEVIKGEASLTGPGRVRAGDRELACRYVVVATGSDPVLPPIAGIRDVGAWTNKEATTTSELPDSLIVLGGGPVGVELAQLFARLEVEVTIVHSGEWLVSREDRAAGELVEHALADDGVRIVKRGRARSVRKTADGRIALRLADDRELRARQLLVATGRAPRVRGVGLERVGALGDQGAVSLDAHCRAAEDVWAVGDVTGVALFTHVAKYQARVAVADILGHGFQADYRAVPRVVFCDPELAAVGVSERVAAERGIDVVSATVELPTAIARPYTFERQPRGAMRLLADRASGELVGAWALAPLAGEWIHLAALAIGARLPVPRLLAALLPQFPTYVEAYVPALEELAAAIAR
- a CDS encoding cytochrome c-type biogenesis protein CcmH codes for the protein MSPRAAFTRLAVVAVLAATVSALALAASAAAATCPRTTLADVEDEVMCPVCGTPLQLVTEAPQAQRERALIVRLIARCRSKEEIKRALVAEFGPRVLALPEDRGTRLASYLVPTLALGFAVLGLVFAARRWRRSGGRALAATTAARGDPHDPRVDRELERSGLL
- a CDS encoding cytochrome c biogenesis CcdA family protein, giving the protein MSALLSPALPIAAGVDASVAAAFGVGFVSFISPCVLPLVPGYLSTISGVSFADLRAGHRRLAVLGPALVFCLSFSLMFVALGLTATGLGRLLQDHRELLQKVAGSAIVGLGLLFVASALRPGVGREWRPRALVERAGAGGPVIAGLAFAVAWLPCTGPTLGAILTAASTESTADRGALLLAAYAAGLALPFLLCALAFERVTPLFRFLRDKWRLVALTAGGVLVAMGVLVYTNELARLNAEALSLLDRLGVNVFSEL